A genomic region of Lachnoclostridium edouardi contains the following coding sequences:
- the nadE gene encoding NAD(+) synthase has protein sequence MFDAIKVTDQCVNWIREFFDKNGVDCNAIIGISSGKDSSVVAALCVHALGKERVIGVLMPCGEQADIDMAYKLVNHLGIKHYEINVGKTVQMVEESIRILPEISSQAKINIPARVRMTTLYAVSQSLNGRVANTCNLSEDWVGYATRYGDGAGDFSPLCNMTVTEVKEIGRVLGLPEELVEKTPIDGLCGKTDEENLGFTYAELDKYIRTGVINDKERQARIDFLHEKNLFKIKAIPGFQFYGDVT, from the coding sequence ATGTTTGATGCAATAAAGGTGACAGACCAATGTGTCAATTGGATTAGAGAATTCTTTGATAAAAATGGAGTAGATTGTAATGCAATTATAGGAATATCCAGTGGAAAAGATAGCTCCGTTGTGGCAGCGTTATGTGTGCATGCACTTGGAAAGGAACGGGTTATTGGAGTTCTGATGCCATGTGGAGAACAAGCAGATATCGATATGGCTTATAAGCTCGTAAACCATTTGGGAATTAAGCATTATGAGATTAATGTTGGAAAGACAGTCCAAATGGTTGAAGAAAGTATAAGGATTCTTCCTGAAATTTCGTCACAAGCAAAAATTAATATACCTGCAAGAGTACGCATGACAACTTTGTATGCGGTGTCGCAAAGTTTGAATGGAAGAGTTGCTAATACCTGTAATTTATCAGAGGACTGGGTGGGCTACGCAACAAGGTATGGTGATGGTGCAGGAGATTTTAGTCCGCTATGTAATATGACGGTAACGGAGGTCAAAGAAATTGGTAGAGTATTAGGGTTACCGGAGGAATTAGTAGAGAAGACGCCTATAGACGGACTTTGCGGAAAAACAGATGAAGAAAATTTGGGATTTACCTATGCAGAATTAGATAAATATATACGAACAGGTGTGATTAACGACAAGGAAAGGCAGGCTAGAATTGATTTCTTGCATGAAAAGAATCTGTTTAAGATTAAGGCAATACCGGGATTTCAATTTTATGGAGATGTAACATAG